The genomic interval TCagacaaattatataaatttaTTAAATCTTGGTTTCCACCGTTTCTATTGAGTTTTTCCTTAAATCTAAATTGGCTGTGACGACTCTTTGCGATTTCTTTATTATGAAGGTTTATGAAATgttctgctgttgttgttgttgctcttgGTTTCAGGTGAGTTCTTTGCAATGAGTCTTTTCCATGAGTCCGTCCTAATGTCAATCATTCTCATTCTGATTTTGAAAGTCTCTCAGGACACTTAGTGTTGTTTCAGTCCTTCAAGTGCAAAGACAGAATATGACTGCATCTGTTAGTTGCAGTATTTTGTACTTCCTGTCGTCTTGGACGCCACTATCTGATCATGAGGTCTGTACACAGCCTCCACACAGATCTGGGATCAGACGTCCATGATGCGCCTGATGGAGCCGACCCTGGCGTTCCTGCCCCCCCACTCGCTGAACCTCTGGTACTCCCCGGGCCGGACCAGGTACATCCGGCCCCTGTAGTGCGGCTGCTCGTAGAAGAGCCAGTTTCCTCTGGTGACGTTGCAGGAGAAGATGTCGTTGACGTGGAATCGGTCCCTGACGCTGGGGCAGTCGTCCACCAGGTCCATCATCTGGCCCCCGAACTCGATCCGCTCGTACAGGCGCATGTTGAACGAGCCGGGCTCCTGGTTAGAGACGGGAATCTGTTAATCAACCAATCAGTCCGACTTTATCTGTGTGCGATGACATTTAAACTGTCTTCTGTCCTTTGAGTTTCTGAAAGatggacgacgatgatgaacaTGTTGAACCTTGAACCTGTTTAGCGTCATTATGCTAGTAGCGGTATTATTAGCATGACGCTGATGTTAGCACTTAACTCTGATGTTTGACGACCTTGTTGCGTTTAGCATCGAGTTACAATTACCGATGTCTTTTGTCTTTAGtgatttaaaacagtttttgcaCGAAAAATAACTAAACATCCGAAACTAAAACTCTGACTGAAACAGGGATTAGCTCTTAGCAATTATCGTAAGAAACTCTAATAACTtaacaatgtgacattttttaatatattatacTAAACTAAATTTATCAGTACTTCCTGCTAAGTAACAAACAAATGCTGGTGAAAACCTAGCCTCCTTAACGTAAGTAGCTATCGTATACGTGTACGTTATTGTGGTTATGTTGAAACTGTGTCTCACCATGAGGATGAAGCGACAGGAGCTGACGGAGTCGCCGATGCCCATCCAGTGATGGAAGTCGGGATACTCCCCCCTCCGCAGGTAGTACTGGTTTCCAGCGTAGTTGGGTTCCTCGTAGATCATGAAGCAGCCGCTCTCCACCCGGACCGAGCTGCAGCCGCTGAGGAGGCACATCAGGTCCGAACAGTCACTGCTGCACTCGACCTGCCGCCCCGAGAAGTTCTTGTCCTCGTAGAAGATGATCTAGACGTGGAAATCATAACGTTCAGAGAGTGATGaaataattcataatttttcTGCTTGATCGACTTCTCCTCTGGCCCGAATTATTCCTCTTCCTTAATTGAAAGAGTCAAACTGTGCAGAGTGAAACCCGGTTATCGTTCACAGGTCATCCTGAGCTGTGGTGTTTACCTTCCCCATGTTGCTGTGCTGTGATCATCCGGCTCTTTGAAGACTTCCACCTGTCACATATATAGTGAATGTGAAGTGCAGACTCTGCACGTGTCATTCATATTGTAATAACTGTGAGTTGTTCCTGAAGAGGAGGAACCCACCGATGTTTGTGCAGGTGAGAGCCGGAGTGTGTTGCTCGGTCTggtgatttttttaattatgaaaCCATGGCTGGTGTTATTATCTCACTGTTGAAATTACAGCGTGGACTTTTAATTTCAACGTTACTGGCCTCACTGGATATTGTTTATGTCTAACTGTTTTTACTCAATAATTTACTTAAGTTACTTTTATTTTAGCTTTTacagtgatttttatttttatttccaaaataatagtttttaatgtatctaatatttcatgtttttgttgataACATCTTTGATGGTGACTTTACCTCAtgcattgttttattattatcatgttatAGAAGATATAATAGTTTTTTTAGTTAATTTTACTGAAtctttgttttacagtgtaGTACAAACACTCTTATGTGTTCCAACTCTCTaccactgccccctggtggagacGTATGCTTTTGtccaggtaaataaacagtatttgcacagtatgaatttatattttttgatttGCTCACTTATGTGGAAACAGATCAAAACCCTTCGTCCAATGAAACGCTATCGTGCTGCTTTCATCATGTGATGAGATCAAAGCTCCGGGACGTCGACTAAATGGACGATTAGGATTAAACCTGAACATctgaagttgtgtttgtgtcggtGGAACGTGACTGAGTGAAACGTGCAGAGACACTTTGCTTCAGCTCTGTAGAGATGAGGCTGGAGTCGTGCTGTGGAGGCGTGTCAGTGCTTGTAGTATTTTATTCAGTGCGCTGAGGAGGGTCAGGAGGTCGGGCCCCGTCACTTCCTCCTGGGGAAACAAGCCCTCCAGACGCAGAGAGCAAGAACAGAACTGAAAACACTTGAGCACGGACGCCATTTTATTCAGCGTGTGAAACAAGGCAAAGAGGAGACACTTCACGAGAACCGTCTTTCCGTCTTTAGAGATCCGCGAGGCGCCGGACGGAGCTGATCCTGGAGCTGTTGCCGTTCCACTCGCTGAAGCCCCTGTACTGGCCGGGACTCAGGTAGTAGTGGCGCCCCCTGTAGTGGGGGTGCTCGTACAGCAGCCAGTGGCCGTCCATCACGTTGCAGGAGTTGAAGTTGGACAGACGGAAACGGTCCATGAGGTTCGGGCAGTCGTCCGTCAGCTCCATCATCTGACCTCTCATGTCAAAGTGCTCGTACAGCCTCATCTTGTAGCTGCCacggtgctgggggggggggggggggcaggaaggTCAAAGGGTCACAACCCGGGAAAGTGTTCATTCTCATTCACAAAACCCTAAAAGATCTTTATGTCTGAGAAATAGCTCATCATTTCACACATGGAGGAGCTCCTGATCTTAGCTTAGAGTTAGGACTAATTAACTAATTAAGTGTTAAAAAATGTGTCCAAACTTTGAATACTTGAAAACCCCTAGAATCTAATTTGTTAATGGACATTTTCAcacattgtttgtttaaaataataaataaattagataTAACTTGTAAATTAGCTTTAGAGGTTTTGTTTtcgttatgctaagctaagttaaCTAGCTGCTCTAACTCCAAAGTAGAAAGTGTACATTTAAAACTCTTTAAACCAACATGCTAATACAAGTTAGGCAAAGTTTACTCTTTATGTCTTGGATAAAACTAAAAACTTGTGTTTTAGTAAAGTCGGTAGAGAACCTTCAAACCACAACCCCCGACCCGACACTTATTCTGAAGTTCAACTTCCTGTGTGATCGTCTTTCACAGCTACAGCTGGATATTCTTATATATGACAGATTtttctatacattttaaaatcataacCCATAACCTGTATTCAGACATTATGACTACGTGCAGACATTAGCCAGAGTTTCCCTTTGACATAGTGTGTGAAGTTACGGCTCCTGTGTTTCACCCTGAGATATTTAGGTTTTCTCAGTTTGTTAAATGTAAAGAAAGTTGCGTGAGCattaaacacaaagttttctacaTTTATGATGAACTGTGAAAGCAGAGATTttataatgtaaaacaaaagGTCTGAATGTGAACTCAAAAACCCTTAAACTTTTAAGTTTCATCTTTTTTCCAACACTGGAATTCACATCCTCCAATTTATCAGTCATGAGCAATATATTAATTAATAGTTAATGACACATTATTATCTCAGGCTAGTGTTATTATTAGAGTATTGTTGTTTCAGATTATGTGTATAAACAGATAATCAATGATGCAGATTATAAATATATCTTCAGCTGACAAGTTACTATAGTTGATAAATACTGTGacattaataaacatttaaaatatcctCATGTCTCATTTTAATAATGTGTCATAGACCACATGTTTTGATGTTACTCGATGTTATTA from Pleuronectes platessa chromosome 14, fPlePla1.1, whole genome shotgun sequence carries:
- the LOC128456031 gene encoding gamma-crystallin D-like isoform X2, translating into MGKIIFYEDKNFSGRQVECSSDCSDLMCLLSGCSSVRVESGCFMIYEEPNYAGNQYYLRRGEYPDFHHWMGIGDSVSSCRFILMPGSFNMRLYERIEFGGQMMDLVDDCPSVRDRFHVNDIFSCNVTRGNWLFYEQPHYRGRMYLVRPGEYQRFSEWGGRNARVGSIRRIMDV
- the LOC128456031 gene encoding gamma-crystallin B-like isoform X1; this translates as MGKIIFYEDKNFSGRQVECSSDCSDLMCLLSGCSSVRVESGCFMIYEEPNYAGNQYYLRRGEYPDFHHWMGIGDSVSSCRFILMEPGSFNMRLYERIEFGGQMMDLVDDCPSVRDRFHVNDIFSCNVTRGNWLFYEQPHYRGRMYLVRPGEYQRFSEWGGRNARVGSIRRIMDV